One Anastrepha obliqua isolate idAnaObli1 chromosome 6, idAnaObli1_1.0, whole genome shotgun sequence DNA window includes the following coding sequences:
- the LOC129250364 gene encoding uncharacterized protein LOC129250364, with protein sequence MRAFIDVVNTNLRAVQSLASNQQVSDGILLHLVSSKLNTDTKAKWEEEVTHLFDQRSTAMSFHLPTWEDLAKFLERRCQIADILEAWQPKTLMPRTQLTTYRHNKRDEKWAMVTTKQAKCEFCNAVPHHNAFKCDTFRAMDSLARYNCVKRLNLCLNCLGSGHKSNDCPSVHRCKHCNVKHHTLLHRNDSAITNISPRAGLLSSSALKSNSKGRRYRRQWNRSKDSKGTTFMLHNVEEYSATIDALIIPSITSCQPSRRIDQATISIPDTISIADPTFNIPGQIDILIGAGLFFEILSKGQIRLNGPVIQNTKFGWVVAGAIPAHVTSAADPSPPYKAFTSVTSESILDKLLERFWAIEDIPTSSSSTLSSDELEWSAVQRKRFAVSQPYERRTAVPHSTSATISNHATADPNARKSGISGPEIANEGGESGNDKSSPKYCAHHGRCSES encoded by the exons ATGAGGGCGTTCATAGACGTCGTCAATACCAATTTACGAGCTGTGCAATCACTAGCTTCAAATCAGCAAGTGTCAGATGGCATACTCTTGCATCTGGTATCCTCAAAGCTCAATACAGACACGAAGGCCAAGTGGGAGGAAGAGGTTACCCACTTGTTTGATCAGCGATCAACTGCCATGAGTTTTCATCTGCCCACTTGGGAGGACTTAGCAAAATTCTTAGAACGTCGTTGTcaaattgcagatattttggaAGCCTGGCAGCCTAAAACACTCATGCCAAGAACTCAGCTAACAACATATAGGCACAACAAACGTGACGAAAAATGGGCTATGGTGACTACCAAACAAGCAAAGTGTGAATTTTGCAATGCGGTTCCCCATCATAATGCCTTCAAATGCGACACGTTCCGTGCAATGGATTCTCTTGCAAGATATAACTGTGTGAAAAGACTGAACTTGTGCCTGAATTGCCTTGGATCAGGTCATAAATCGAATGATTGTCCTTCAGTCCATCGCTGTAAACACTGCAATGTAAAACATCATACACTATTACATCGAAATGATTCAGCCATTACCAACATATCACCAAGAGCAGGTTTGCTCTCATCATCTGCTCTTAAG AGTAACTCGAAAGGGCGTAGATATCGACGTCAGTGGAATAGGTCAAAGGACAGCAAAGGCACAACATTTATGTTGCATAATGTTGAAGAGTATAGTGCCACCATTGATGCACTAATCATACCATCCATTACGTCATGTCAACCTAGTCGTCGCATCGATCAGGCAACCATTTCGATTCCAGATACCATTTCCATCGCTGATCCGACATTCAACATACCAGGACAGATTGACATACTCATTGGAGCAGGATTATTTTTTGAGATACTTAGTAAGGGCCAAATACGTCTCAATGGTCCAGTAatacaaaataccaaatttggttgggTGGTTGCAGGTGCAATTCCTGCGCACGTAACATCAGCAGCTGATCCATCACCTCCATACAAAGCATTCACATCAGTCACATCAGAGTCCATTTTAGATAAGCTCCTGGAAAGGTTTTGGGCAATCGAAGACATTCCAACATCGTCATCGTCGACTCTATCATCGGATGAGCTGGAAT GGTCTGCCGTGCAGCGTAAGCGGTTTGCTGTATCGCAGCCCTACGAAAGGCGTACAGCAGTCCCACATTCCACCAGCGCAACGATATCCAACCATGCTACTGCGGatccaa ATGCCAGAAAGAGCGGAATTTCAGGTCCAGAAATAGCTAATGAGGGAGGTGAAAGTGGTAATGACAAGAGTTCACCAAAGTATTGCGCGCATCACGGGAGATGCTCTGAGTCCTGA
- the LOC129250365 gene encoding uncharacterized protein LOC129250365, with protein MKKNKKYVPRCDTIPSSEEDTLLASSQDTAESAKSKGSTSHSTPLPIKQQQQQTILPQASKKAADGTQRESQVAKKHKSEGALMKSRYTKARFILSKIAKNELAGATDERDAADKLKYQQVVKEYEDFLSKKPKEDDRKKGDALKRNRSQDVIDQAPKRPKVSSSIEEAKQRPFSEVVKDNLLYALIDETTNSGKVVLQKWGQVEAKLSKLVLDKHVVGAQGGTLPSFDSAGVLRGCRVIKCDDDWSRVVLERCVAEISSTLEGLKLKLIPAKDIPCPPRARIWLPVMDLSGAEVLKYLKSHNPAVPMDDWAIVKAEKPQKSRMSFVLQINDECLPILKQQDNKMRFGLRKAKLKIFKADSNENEEDPDEVDNNIQLERLEKLDLAEDDNKSDA; from the coding sequence atgaaaaaaaacaaaaaatatgtgccgCGCTGCGACACAATACCATCCTCCGAAGAGGATACCCTGCTGGCCTCTAGCCAAGATACGGCTGAGTCAGCAAAGAGTAAGGGAAGTACCAGCCATAGCACACCCTTACCaatcaagcaacaacaacaacaaacaattctACCACAAGCATCGAAAAAGGCGGCAGACGGCACTCAGAGAGAGAGTCAGGTCGCTAAAAAGCACAAATCCGAGGGTGCTCTCATGAAATCTCGCTACACGAAGGCAAGGTTCATTCTAAGCAAGATTGCCAAAAATGAACTCGCTGGAGCGACTGACGAGCGCGACGCGGCTGACAAATTAAAATACCAGCAGGTGGTTAAGGAGTATGAAGACTTCTTATCCAAAAAACCTAAAGAAGACGACAGGAAAAAAGGCGATGCGTTGAAGAGAAACAGGTCACAGGACGTGATCGATCAGGCACCGAAGAGACCTAAGGTGTCCAGCAGCATCGAAGAAGCAAAACAACGACCGTTCAGTGAGGTGGTTAAGGATAACCTCCTCTATGCACTAATCGATGAAACCACAAACAGTGGCAAAGTGGTCCTGCAGAAGTGGGGGCAAGTGGAGGCCAAACTGTCCAAGCTCGTGCTAGACAAGCATGTGGTTGGAGCACAGGGCGGAACTCTCCCTTCCTTCGATTCTGCAGGAGTACTTCGCGGCTGCAGGGTCATCAAGTGCGACGACGACTGGTCAAGGGTTGTCTTAGAAAGGTGTGTTGCTGAGATCAGCAGCACACTGGAAGGCTTAAAACTTAAGCTAATTCCGGCCAAAGACATCCCTTGCCCTCCTCGCGCTCGCATTTGGCTACCAGTGATGGACTTGAGCGGTGCAGAAGTGCTGAAATACCTCAAGTCACACAACCCTGCGGTGCCGATGGACGACTGGGCAATCGTGAAGGCAGAAAAACCGCAAAAGAGCAGGATGTCGTTCGTTCTGCAGATCAACGACGAGTGTCTACCAATACTGAAACAACAAGACAACAAAATGCGGTTTGGTCTAAGAAAGGCCAAACTGAAGATTTTCAAAGCAGACAGcaatgaaaatgaggaagaTCCAGACGAGGTCGACAACAACATACAGCTAGAAAGGCTAGAAAAGCTGGACCTAGCTGAAGACGACAATAAATCCGATGCCTAG